One Tamlana carrageenivorans genomic region harbors:
- a CDS encoding glycoside hydrolase 43 family protein, whose translation MKIYHSKFIKIFGCTFTLMVLACNSKPEKKQAAPSKEIAKAHTGSWGDQGDGTYVNPILNADYPDSDIEQVGDTYYMITSKQHMSPGMPILESKDMVNWTNVGHVFESLSWAPEYNWDRMNGYSFGTWAGDLAYHEGTWYCYQIDYQHGLMVATAKDIKGPWSKPIMMLPKSEVLDDPAVFWDEETHKAYVIINTAGKQKESSNTIEGNENRIYEMSWDGTKILDEGKLVYTGMGAEAAKIYKIDGTWYIFLAQWTMGDMSTKPGVKNPKNDRKQIVLRSKESIYGPYEVKTVLEKGTVFNNRSASQGGLMQAQDKSWWYMHQLIQNDDIPFQGRPQCLEPVTWVDGWPIIGVDEDNDGIGEPVKQYKKPIDGYPVAAPSSDDDFSSTKLGFQWEWNHNPRNSHWSLTERPGWLRLKASKVLPNEKGYGPNINEWTNNDGSDSDFWRANNTVSQRIMGITTGTAVAKFDVSGMKPHQLAGFVRYGGVFNLLGVEVDGQGKKHLFYMDPMAKKTLGPEITGNELYVRTSNNSNQATYEYSFDGENFKRFGPTCTIAFGKWTGDRLGFFSWNEKEDAGYIDVDWFTYDYDGPKGAK comes from the coding sequence ATGAAAATATATCATTCAAAATTCATCAAAATATTTGGTTGTACTTTTACTCTTATGGTTTTAGCCTGCAATTCAAAACCAGAAAAAAAGCAAGCAGCACCTTCAAAAGAAATAGCTAAAGCGCACACAGGAAGTTGGGGAGATCAGGGTGATGGTACTTATGTAAACCCCATTTTAAATGCCGATTATCCAGATTCAGATATCGAGCAAGTGGGCGATACCTATTATATGATTACATCCAAACAACACATGTCGCCAGGGATGCCCATTTTAGAGTCTAAAGACATGGTAAACTGGACAAATGTTGGGCATGTATTTGAAAGCTTGTCTTGGGCACCAGAATACAATTGGGATCGAATGAACGGCTATTCCTTTGGTACTTGGGCAGGTGATTTGGCTTATCATGAAGGTACATGGTACTGTTACCAAATAGATTATCAGCATGGTTTAATGGTGGCTACAGCTAAAGATATTAAAGGGCCATGGAGTAAACCTATTATGATGCTTCCAAAGTCCGAAGTGTTAGACGATCCAGCAGTGTTTTGGGATGAAGAAACCCATAAGGCCTATGTAATTATTAACACCGCAGGGAAACAAAAGGAATCCAGTAACACTATTGAAGGGAACGAAAATAGAATTTACGAAATGAGCTGGGACGGTACCAAAATTCTCGATGAAGGTAAATTGGTATATACAGGCATGGGAGCCGAAGCCGCTAAAATTTATAAAATTGATGGCACCTGGTATATCTTTTTAGCGCAATGGACTATGGGTGATATGTCGACCAAACCAGGGGTTAAAAATCCTAAAAATGATAGAAAACAAATTGTACTGCGATCAAAAGAAAGTATTTATGGGCCTTATGAGGTAAAAACCGTATTAGAAAAAGGTACCGTTTTTAATAACCGCAGTGCGAGTCAAGGCGGTTTAATGCAAGCTCAAGATAAATCATGGTGGTATATGCATCAACTCATTCAAAATGATGATATCCCTTTTCAAGGTCGCCCACAATGTTTAGAACCGGTGACTTGGGTAGACGGTTGGCCTATAATTGGTGTAGACGAAGATAACGATGGTATTGGCGAACCTGTAAAACAATATAAAAAACCAATTGATGGTTACCCTGTTGCAGCACCAAGTTCAGACGACGATTTTTCTTCAACTAAATTGGGCTTTCAATGGGAGTGGAATCACAACCCTAGAAATTCACATTGGTCACTTACCGAACGTCCAGGATGGTTACGATTAAAAGCAAGTAAAGTATTGCCAAACGAGAAAGGCTACGGACCAAACATTAATGAGTGGACTAATAACGATGGCTCCGATTCCGACTTTTGGAGAGCTAATAATACGGTAAGTCAGCGTATCATGGGCATCACAACAGGAACTGCCGTGGCTAAGTTTGATGTGTCTGGAATGAAACCACACCAATTAGCTGGTTTTGTTCGTTATGGTGGGGTATTTAATTTATTGGGTGTTGAGGTTGATGGACAAGGCAAAAAACATCTGTTTTACATGGATCCTATGGCTAAAAAAACGTTAGGTCCTGAAATTACAGGAAACGAATTGTATGTGCGTACATCAAACAATAGCAACCAAGCCACCTATGAATATAGCTTTGATGGCGAAAATTTTAAGCGTTTCGGACCTACATGCACCATTGCTTTTGGAAAATGGACAGGTGACCGCTTAGGATTCTTTTCATGGAACGAAAAAGAAGATGCAGGCTATATTGATGTGGATTGGTTTACCTACGATTATGATGGTCCTAAAGGGGCTAAGTAA
- a CDS encoding sulfatase: protein MDTPKKKPNVLFILVDDLGYHDLGITGSNFYETPHVDKLAVEGVMFTNGYAASRVCSPSRASIMTGKFTARHGITDWIGAKAGTDWRLRNRHDKLLPANYVMQLPQEDITIAEAFKNEGYKTFFAGKWHLGDKGSYPEDHGFDINKGGFHRGGPSGGFFAPFGNPKLKNKQKGENLTMRLANETADFITQHKDSSFFAFLSFYAVHAPIQTTQAKWAKYRTKADSIGLAKTGYTMERILPIRTVQDNPVYAGLVETMDDAVGVVLKALKDNGLEDHTIVVFTSDNGGVASGDNYATSNLPLRGGKGYQWEGGIKEPFFIKVPWLKNSIKTSEVPVVSTDLYPTLLDLSNLLLIPEQHMDGISLKPLLEGKKIDEKRSLYWHYPHYGNQGGEPSSIIQKEGWKLIHYWEDGREELFKLPSEESDSQNLIAQHTEIAKKLRKELMMWLEEVNALIPVTDTEFDVAKREKYLQNIKNQKLPNLEKQRLEVLSPNFKPNEDWWGSQLTVD from the coding sequence GTGGATACTCCAAAAAAAAAGCCGAATGTTTTATTCATTTTGGTTGACGATTTAGGATATCATGATTTGGGTATCACTGGAAGTAATTTTTACGAAACACCTCATGTAGATAAACTTGCTGTTGAAGGCGTTATGTTTACCAATGGATATGCTGCTAGCAGGGTGTGTAGTCCTTCTCGAGCAAGTATTATGACAGGGAAATTTACGGCGAGACATGGCATAACCGATTGGATTGGTGCCAAAGCAGGAACCGATTGGCGTTTAAGAAATAGACATGATAAGTTGCTGCCTGCCAATTATGTGATGCAGCTGCCACAAGAAGATATTACCATAGCTGAAGCTTTTAAAAATGAAGGGTATAAAACCTTCTTTGCAGGGAAATGGCATTTAGGCGATAAGGGCTCTTATCCAGAAGATCATGGTTTCGATATTAACAAAGGAGGCTTTCATCGTGGAGGGCCATCGGGTGGTTTTTTTGCACCATTTGGCAATCCTAAATTAAAGAATAAACAAAAGGGAGAAAATCTTACCATGCGTTTGGCAAATGAAACAGCCGATTTTATAACCCAGCATAAGGATTCATCGTTTTTCGCTTTTCTGTCCTTTTATGCCGTACATGCTCCTATTCAAACCACCCAAGCAAAATGGGCTAAGTATAGAACAAAGGCAGATAGTATAGGACTCGCTAAAACGGGCTATACCATGGAACGTATCTTACCAATTCGAACCGTTCAAGATAACCCCGTTTACGCTGGTTTGGTAGAAACCATGGACGATGCTGTGGGCGTTGTTTTAAAAGCTTTAAAGGATAACGGCTTAGAAGATCATACCATAGTTGTTTTTACTTCCGACAACGGCGGTGTGGCTTCTGGCGATAATTACGCTACCAGTAACTTACCACTAAGAGGGGGTAAGGGTTACCAATGGGAAGGTGGTATTAAAGAGCCGTTCTTTATTAAAGTGCCCTGGCTAAAAAATAGTATAAAAACTTCCGAAGTACCAGTGGTAAGTACCGATTTGTATCCTACACTATTGGATCTTTCAAATTTGCTTTTAATTCCTGAACAACATATGGATGGCATAAGCTTAAAACCATTGCTGGAAGGTAAAAAAATAGATGAGAAAAGGTCCTTGTATTGGCACTACCCGCATTATGGAAATCAAGGTGGCGAGCCTTCATCTATTATTCAAAAAGAAGGGTGGAAACTAATTCATTATTGGGAAGATGGAAGAGAGGAACTTTTTAAACTCCCCTCGGAAGAAAGTGATAGCCAAAATCTAATTGCGCAACATACAGAAATTGCCAAAAAATTAAGAAAGGAACTAATGATGTGGCTAGAAGAAGTAAATGCGCTTATACCAGTTACAGATACGGAATTCGATGTGGCTAAGCGAGAAAAATATTTGCAAAATATTAAAAACCAAAAACTCCCGAATTTAGAAAAACAGCGATTGGAAGTATTGTCTCCAAATTTTAAACCAAATGAAGATTGGTGGGGAAGTCAGCTAACAGTTGATTAA
- a CDS encoding VOC family protein, whose amino-acid sequence MKINFQKIDHVQICIPIGEEEKGRAFYCDILGLKEIKRPESIKHIGGFWLEMANINLHIGTEKMEGKSKRHPAFEVENINEVKSYLISKGVKVKEDAEIPGISRFSFYDFWDNRIELIEKLF is encoded by the coding sequence ATGAAAATAAATTTTCAAAAAATTGACCACGTACAAATATGTATTCCAATTGGGGAAGAAGAAAAAGGCCGTGCATTTTATTGTGATATTTTAGGTTTAAAAGAAATAAAAAGACCTGAATCTATAAAACATATAGGAGGATTCTGGTTGGAAATGGCCAATATTAACTTGCACATAGGTACTGAAAAAATGGAGGGGAAATCTAAAAGACACCCCGCATTTGAAGTTGAAAATATAAACGAAGTGAAGTCATATCTTATTAGTAAAGGTGTTAAAGTTAAAGAGGATGCGGAAATACCAGGAATTAGCAGGTTTTCGTTTTATGATTTCTGGGATAACCGTATTGAGTTAATTGAAAAATTATTTTAA
- a CDS encoding DUF1800 domain-containing protein: protein MNSLHIQHLYLRAGFGIGYQNVKDFESKSKQRIIDSLFINTNRPAPLDIDLSELIALTNEKKGINYKKLDKKSKVAIQKLSREKVKELNYAWFRHLQTSPDVLREKMTLFWANVFVCRDNNVMHIQQYNNTLRKHALGDFRAFVKAIAREASMSNYLNNKQNVKENPNENFARELMELFTLGVEHFTETDVKEAARAFTGWSYKFNGDFYLRTKKHDYGQKQFMGETGNFDGDDIIDIILNQKQTAKFICAKVYKYFVNPKLNNDHVEELATLFYKDYNINTLMRYIFNADWFYDPANIGVKIKSPIELLLTMNSIVPYTFEKEKQLFNLQKLMGQVLLFPPNVAGWKGDTSWIDANSLMLRLNLPSVLLNNAIISLEEKGDFEDSFEDYYKRRKKGNQIKTTVSWTDFEREYGKLSSEELKKMIVISHLTKETDAFLSQLKLTSMRDYCIQLMSIPEYQLC, encoded by the coding sequence ATGAATAGTTTACACATTCAGCATCTGTATTTAAGAGCAGGGTTTGGTATAGGTTACCAAAACGTAAAGGATTTCGAGTCTAAATCTAAGCAGCGTATTATTGATTCCTTGTTTATAAATACTAATAGGCCTGCGCCTTTAGATATCGATTTATCCGAATTAATTGCTCTCACAAATGAGAAAAAGGGGATCAATTATAAAAAATTGGATAAAAAATCTAAAGTAGCCATTCAAAAACTAAGTAGGGAAAAAGTAAAGGAATTGAATTATGCTTGGTTTCGCCATTTACAAACCTCACCAGATGTTCTAAGGGAAAAAATGACCTTGTTTTGGGCTAATGTATTTGTGTGCAGAGACAATAACGTCATGCATATACAGCAGTATAATAATACATTAAGAAAACATGCTTTAGGCGATTTTAGAGCCTTCGTAAAAGCTATTGCTCGTGAAGCTTCGATGAGTAATTATTTGAATAATAAACAAAACGTAAAAGAAAACCCGAACGAAAATTTTGCTCGTGAATTAATGGAGCTTTTTACGCTAGGCGTAGAGCATTTTACGGAAACTGATGTTAAAGAAGCTGCTAGAGCCTTTACCGGTTGGTCTTATAAATTTAATGGTGATTTTTATCTACGAACCAAAAAACACGATTATGGCCAAAAGCAATTTATGGGAGAAACAGGAAACTTTGATGGCGATGATATTATTGATATTATTTTAAATCAAAAACAAACGGCTAAGTTTATATGTGCTAAGGTATATAAGTACTTTGTTAATCCTAAATTAAATAATGATCATGTTGAAGAACTAGCAACCTTATTTTATAAAGATTATAATATTAATACCCTAATGCGCTATATATTTAATGCCGATTGGTTTTATGATCCTGCTAATATTGGCGTTAAAATTAAATCGCCCATAGAGCTTTTACTTACCATGAATAGCATAGTGCCTTATACTTTTGAAAAGGAGAAGCAATTGTTTAATCTGCAAAAATTAATGGGACAGGTTTTGTTATTTCCCCCAAATGTAGCAGGTTGGAAAGGCGATACTTCGTGGATTGATGCTAACTCCTTAATGTTGCGGTTAAATTTACCATCGGTGTTGTTAAATAACGCTATAATTAGTTTGGAGGAAAAGGGTGATTTTGAAGATTCGTTTGAAGATTATTACAAAAGAAGAAAAAAAGGTAATCAAATTAAAACTACGGTATCTTGGACTGATTTTGAAAGGGAATATGGAAAGTTATCTTCAGAAGAATTGAAGAAAATGATTGTAATATCTCACCTAACCAAGGAAACTGATGCCTTTTTATCGCAATTGAAATTAACTTCCATGAGGGATTACTGTATTCAACTCATGTCTATACCAGAATATCAACTTTGTTAA
- a CDS encoding DUF1501 domain-containing protein, giving the protein MKRRQFLKQSTLASGMFFVPNFIKAFESVTSNSLGFKKLVVIQLSGGNDGLNTIIPYTNDIYYKNRPTLSIPKSKLIKATDDLGFNSNLASLKNLYDKGYLSIINNVGYPNPNRSHFRSTDIWHTASDSSEYLSSGWLGRYMDHYGNKSYSGIEIDDSLSLILKGEHFKGIATKNPNILFKNMQSPYFKKIIEQQNDAHLNEHNLGYLYKTMIEAKSSAKYIYQNSKTYTSKLEYPDNPFGKQLKMTAQFINSNLDTSVYYASMGGYDTHAGQVNKQNKLLKMYSESMEVFVKDLEQNDTFKDTLILTFSEFGRRVKENAALGTDHGAANNVFLIGKNLKTPGFYNEAPNLMRLDKNGDITYTVDFRSIYASILDSWLKADASAVLKAPVGKLGIL; this is encoded by the coding sequence ATGAAAAGACGACAATTTTTAAAGCAAAGTACCCTAGCTAGCGGTATGTTTTTTGTTCCTAATTTTATAAAAGCGTTTGAGTCTGTAACTTCCAATTCTTTAGGTTTTAAAAAGTTGGTTGTTATTCAGTTATCTGGCGGTAATGATGGTTTAAATACCATAATTCCATATACTAATGATATCTATTATAAAAACCGACCAACTTTATCAATTCCAAAGAGTAAGCTAATAAAAGCTACAGATGATTTGGGATTTAATTCTAATTTGGCCTCTCTTAAAAATTTATACGATAAAGGCTATCTTTCTATTATTAATAATGTTGGGTACCCAAACCCTAACCGATCTCATTTTCGTTCTACCGATATTTGGCATACGGCAAGCGATAGCTCAGAATACTTAAGTTCGGGCTGGTTAGGGCGATATATGGATCATTATGGAAATAAATCCTATTCAGGAATTGAGATAGACGATAGTTTGTCTTTAATTTTAAAAGGAGAACATTTTAAAGGTATTGCAACGAAGAACCCAAATATTTTATTTAAGAATATGCAATCGCCCTATTTTAAAAAAATAATAGAGCAGCAGAACGATGCGCATTTAAATGAGCATAATTTGGGGTATTTGTATAAAACCATGATAGAAGCTAAATCTTCAGCTAAATATATCTATCAGAATTCTAAAACGTATACATCTAAACTAGAGTATCCAGATAATCCCTTTGGTAAACAGCTAAAAATGACAGCACAGTTTATAAATTCTAATTTAGACACAAGTGTTTATTATGCTTCAATGGGAGGGTATGACACGCATGCTGGTCAAGTGAACAAACAAAATAAGTTGCTTAAAATGTATAGTGAATCTATGGAAGTTTTTGTGAAAGATTTAGAGCAGAATGACACTTTTAAAGATACTTTAATTTTAACTTTTTCTGAATTTGGAAGACGTGTTAAGGAGAATGCCGCTTTAGGAACAGATCATGGTGCCGCAAATAATGTGTTTCTCATAGGGAAAAATTTAAAAACCCCAGGATTTTATAACGAAGCTCCTAATTTGATGCGATTAGATAAAAATGGTGATATTACCTATACGGTAGATTTTAGATCTATTTATGCATCCATACTAGATTCTTGGCTTAAGGCAGATGCTTCTGCAGTTTTAAAAGCTCCTGTAGGTAAATTGGGCATACTGTAA
- a CDS encoding SusC/RagA family TonB-linked outer membrane protein, which produces MKLKMITLLWLNKPFFWMLLLFMSYTSVQAQVVKGTVSADGQPLPGAAIIIKGSSKGTVTDFDGFYTIEAGANDVLMFSYVGYASKEVVVGTQTEIDVTLEADNSLDEVVVIGYGTQRKSDLTGSVSSVSSEDVNVNPVSRVDQALQGRAAGVQVTQTSGAPGAASVIRVRGGNSITGSNEPLWVIDGIVVGINFNLNNINSNDIKSIEILKDASSIAIYGSRGANGVILVTTKTGTGAHLGKPEVNANVYTSMQMVPELPKMLSQEEQIAFTNESADFRGAAIPFPGDPSDYPNNDWFDLLLGPAPIFNADVSVVGSGENVSYYTSLNYFNQEGIVKTSGIEKYIFRSNIDVRLSDKVKTGFRVNYSYIDQKNGLVGYGNAIASLPTQPIYNDDGTYNGFDEVTGSPWSNPIANMNLNTNETFRNNLLGSFYIDYSPSSKWIIRSTFSPDFDNSKQNRFTSSQSPNLLYLGEGGNASVRTVLTKGWNNENTVQYQSDINENHKITALAGASFQKVTTEIVESEAFGITNDATGFNNLENADPNRNIITSDYSGFQIASFFGRLNYSYKDRYLLTLVGRTDGSSVFADDNKYEFYPSVAAAWKVSEEPFMQNQETFNELKLRASYGKSGNQAIDPYRTKGLLVEANTTINGIQQTGLTLGRPSNPNLTWETTTSLDIALEASLFKGRIFTEFNYYYKKTNDLLLDVTIPKQTGFTSQLQNVGALENKGWELSLNTNNISTANFNWSTTLMLSSNKNKILDLGGVDYIDVVVDEILGSGNTRLIVGESVPVFTGVKYLGTWKSQDEIDASGLRDPQVVGGPKFHDENGDGIISNDDAVVLGSPLPDIIFGFENKFSYKNFDFSFYFQGTKGNEVYNLRMRNHYFTRGEFTKFEDIANRWTPTNQGSDILRAGSDSVTGIPPNSEYVEDGSHIRLKNVRLAFNMPVEKMGMPGIKNASIYLTGTNLLLWSDFRLIDPEGSRFGRNGLGNIAQGYNDGSYPNPRTLTLGLNVTF; this is translated from the coding sequence ATGAAATTAAAAATGATCACCTTATTGTGGCTTAATAAGCCATTTTTTTGGATGCTTTTACTCTTTATGAGTTACACTTCAGTACAAGCTCAGGTTGTTAAAGGTACTGTTTCGGCCGATGGCCAACCGCTACCAGGAGCAGCTATAATTATTAAAGGTTCTTCTAAAGGAACAGTTACCGATTTTGATGGGTTTTATACGATTGAAGCGGGGGCAAATGACGTCCTAATGTTTTCGTACGTTGGATATGCTTCCAAAGAAGTCGTTGTAGGAACACAAACAGAAATAGATGTTACTTTAGAAGCTGATAATAGCTTAGATGAAGTTGTTGTTATTGGTTACGGAACTCAAAGAAAATCCGATTTAACAGGATCTGTTTCTAGTGTCAGTTCAGAGGACGTAAATGTCAATCCTGTTTCGCGTGTAGATCAGGCGCTTCAAGGACGGGCTGCCGGGGTTCAGGTTACACAAACCAGTGGTGCGCCTGGTGCGGCATCAGTTATCCGTGTTAGGGGAGGTAACTCCATTACAGGGAGTAACGAACCTTTATGGGTTATTGATGGTATTGTAGTAGGGATAAATTTCAACTTAAATAATATTAATAGTAACGATATTAAGTCAATTGAAATTTTAAAAGATGCCTCATCTATCGCTATTTATGGATCACGAGGAGCCAATGGCGTCATTTTAGTCACTACAAAAACGGGTACTGGAGCACACTTAGGTAAACCAGAAGTAAATGCTAATGTTTATACGAGTATGCAAATGGTACCCGAGTTGCCTAAAATGTTATCTCAAGAAGAACAAATTGCTTTTACCAACGAAAGTGCCGATTTTAGAGGTGCTGCCATTCCCTTTCCTGGTGATCCTTCCGATTACCCTAATAACGATTGGTTTGATTTATTACTTGGCCCAGCTCCAATATTCAATGCCGATGTATCTGTTGTTGGATCTGGTGAAAATGTGAGTTACTATACATCTTTAAACTATTTTAATCAAGAAGGAATTGTAAAAACTAGTGGTATCGAAAAGTATATTTTTAGATCTAATATAGATGTAAGACTTAGCGATAAAGTAAAAACTGGGTTTCGTGTAAATTATTCGTATATCGACCAGAAAAATGGTTTGGTTGGTTATGGAAATGCCATAGCTTCTTTACCAACCCAGCCTATCTATAACGATGATGGGACTTATAATGGTTTTGATGAAGTAACAGGATCGCCATGGTCTAACCCTATAGCTAATATGAACTTAAATACAAATGAAACCTTTAGAAATAACCTTTTAGGTTCATTTTATATCGACTATAGTCCTTCTTCTAAATGGATTATTCGTTCTACATTTAGTCCAGATTTTGATAATTCTAAACAAAACCGATTTACTTCAAGTCAAAGTCCAAATTTACTTTACTTAGGTGAAGGGGGGAATGCGAGCGTAAGAACGGTTTTAACAAAAGGATGGAATAATGAAAACACCGTTCAATATCAATCTGATATAAATGAAAATCACAAAATAACAGCATTGGCTGGGGCCTCGTTTCAAAAAGTGACTACAGAAATTGTAGAATCTGAAGCTTTCGGTATTACCAATGATGCAACAGGGTTTAATAACCTAGAAAATGCAGATCCAAACCGAAATATTATTACGAGTGATTATAGTGGTTTTCAAATTGCTTCATTTTTCGGGAGGCTAAACTATAGTTATAAGGATAGATATTTGTTAACCTTAGTAGGCCGTACCGATGGGAGTTCTGTTTTCGCAGACGATAATAAATATGAATTTTATCCATCTGTAGCAGCTGCTTGGAAAGTATCTGAAGAGCCTTTTATGCAGAATCAAGAAACATTTAACGAACTTAAATTAAGAGCGAGTTACGGAAAGTCTGGTAATCAAGCCATAGATCCTTATAGAACTAAAGGACTATTGGTTGAAGCAAATACTACAATTAACGGAATACAGCAAACAGGATTAACCTTGGGTAGGCCGTCTAACCCTAATTTAACATGGGAAACAACCACATCTTTAGATATAGCTTTAGAGGCATCACTGTTTAAAGGTCGTATTTTTACCGAGTTTAATTATTACTACAAAAAAACAAACGATTTATTATTAGATGTTACTATTCCTAAACAGACAGGATTTACCAGTCAGTTGCAAAACGTAGGAGCTTTAGAAAATAAAGGTTGGGAATTAAGCTTGAATACAAATAATATTAGTACCGCTAATTTTAACTGGTCAACAACTCTAATGTTATCCTCAAATAAAAATAAAATTCTAGATCTTGGTGGTGTTGATTATATAGATGTTGTCGTGGATGAAATTTTAGGTTCTGGTAATACGAGATTAATTGTTGGCGAATCTGTACCTGTTTTTACAGGTGTTAAATATTTGGGAACTTGGAAAAGTCAGGATGAAATCGATGCGTCTGGTTTAAGAGATCCTCAAGTTGTTGGTGGACCTAAATTTCATGATGAAAATGGCGATGGTATAATTTCTAATGACGATGCTGTGGTGCTTGGAAGTCCGTTGCCAGATATAATTTTTGGTTTCGAAAATAAGTTTAGTTATAAAAATTTTGATTTCTCATTCTATTTTCAAGGAACAAAAGGTAACGAAGTTTATAATTTAAGAATGCGTAACCACTATTTTACAAGAGGTGAGTTTACAAAATTTGAAGATATCGCTAACCGTTGGACTCCAACTAATCAAGGTTCAGATATTCTTAGAGCTGGTAGTGATTCGGTTACTGGTATTCCACCAAACTCAGAATATGTAGAAGATGGGTCTCACATCCGACTTAAAAATGTGAGATTAGCTTTTAATATGCCTGTAGAAAAAATGGGGATGCCAGGTATAAAAAATGCGTCTATTTATTTAACAGGGACTAACTTGTTACTTTGGTCAGACTTTAGACTTATAGATCCTGAAGGCAGTAGATTTGGTAGAAATGGTTTAGGGAATATAGCCCAAGGTTATAACGACGGGTCGTATCCTAACCCAAGAACACTAACTTTAGGTTTAAATGTAACATTCTAA
- a CDS encoding RagB/SusD family nutrient uptake outer membrane protein: MKTKNIIIYTLLLFSCFACEDFLEEDPRALVAPETFYRSESDVRQAVVGIYAILKNNSIYGQLGLDLFYDNGADILEPNRSANIVEPMGNYSLNEAIADASTQKMSVSDTWKDLYRVIYNANIIIDKTTGNSAISLAAQTDIIAEVRFIRGLCYWHIANLWGDAPFYTEALTLDQIRVLGRADEATILDSVLADLQFAQLHLASDYPEEQRGRASKWTAAIIEAKLHMQQKNWQAGLNKSLEIINQSPHRLLSNYADVFDPKNEYNDEIIWSLDFAKDIRGQFEEGTVRADGSFPSVFGNGNWRPSMFSPRLRDEPKNSSERNALADALEARGEAFNGTGLQVAAKDFAEKFPLNDLRRSINIVDNYLGFDLNFPYMAKVWNLDVDDSPRFNHSDNRLVFRLADVYLMAAECENELNGPANAYQYIHPIRQRAFNTQAEWELVGLSQQEFREVIYDERKWELAGECNRRYDLIRWGILFDVVENLEYRFWTPNTNIRPYHVKLPIPLQELQVNPALLESDPSNNGYR, encoded by the coding sequence ATGAAAACTAAAAATATAATTATATATACATTATTATTGTTCTCATGCTTTGCATGCGAAGACTTTTTGGAGGAAGATCCAAGAGCTCTTGTAGCTCCCGAAACCTTTTATCGATCAGAGTCCGATGTTAGGCAAGCTGTTGTTGGCATTTATGCTATTCTTAAAAACAATTCTATTTATGGCCAATTAGGTTTAGATTTATTTTATGATAACGGTGCCGATATTTTAGAACCTAATCGTTCTGCTAACATTGTAGAACCTATGGGTAATTATTCTTTAAATGAAGCTATTGCCGATGCGTCTACCCAAAAAATGAGTGTTTCAGATACTTGGAAAGATTTATACAGGGTTATTTATAATGCTAATATTATAATCGATAAAACAACAGGAAATAGTGCTATTTCTTTAGCGGCCCAAACCGATATAATAGCCGAAGTACGATTTATACGAGGGTTATGTTACTGGCATATTGCCAACCTTTGGGGCGATGCACCATTTTATACTGAAGCTCTAACTTTAGATCAAATTCGCGTATTAGGGAGAGCAGATGAAGCGACGATCTTAGATAGTGTATTAGCCGATTTACAATTTGCTCAGCTGCATTTAGCATCAGACTATCCAGAAGAACAACGTGGTCGTGCTTCCAAATGGACGGCAGCTATTATAGAGGCTAAATTGCATATGCAACAAAAAAATTGGCAGGCAGGTTTAAATAAATCCTTAGAAATTATTAACCAGTCTCCACACCGTTTATTATCAAATTATGCAGATGTATTCGATCCTAAAAATGAGTATAACGACGAAATAATTTGGTCCTTAGATTTTGCTAAAGATATCCGTGGTCAATTTGAAGAAGGAACCGTTCGAGCTGATGGTAGTTTTCCTAGTGTTTTTGGAAACGGTAACTGGAGGCCAAGTATGTTTTCACCGCGTTTACGAGACGAACCTAAAAACTCTAGTGAAAGAAATGCTCTAGCAGATGCTTTAGAGGCTAGAGGAGAGGCTTTTAATGGAACAGGTTTACAAGTTGCAGCAAAAGATTTCGCTGAAAAATTTCCTTTAAATGACTTAAGACGTTCTATTAACATCGTGGATAACTATTTAGGTTTCGATTTAAATTTCCCATACATGGCAAAAGTATGGAATTTGGATGTGGATGATTCGCCACGTTTTAATCATAGCGATAACAGACTCGTATTCCGTTTAGCCGATGTGTATTTAATGGCTGCCGAGTGCGAAAACGAATTAAATGGACCCGCTAATGCTTATCAATACATACACCCAATAAGACAACGTGCTTTTAATACGCAAGCAGAATGGGAGCTTGTAGGACTTAGTCAGCAAGAATTTAGAGAAGTCATTTATGATGAAAGAAAATGGGAATTGGCAGGTGAATGTAATAGACGTTACGATTTAATAAGATGGGGTATTTTATTCGATGTAGTCGAAAATTTAGAATACCGTTTCTGGACTCCTAATACTAATATAAGACCGTATCACGTAAAATTACCAATTCCTTTACAGGAGTTACAAGTAAATCCTGCATTACTCGAATCCGACCCATCAAATAATGGGTATAGGTAG